One part of the Marmota flaviventris isolate mMarFla1 chromosome 4, mMarFla1.hap1, whole genome shotgun sequence genome encodes these proteins:
- the LOC114087275 gene encoding sperm motility kinase 2B-like, producing the protein MHSGETSVVSQRPYSCQEKAFTDHYQVLKDIGYGLFCQVKLARHLRTGAEVAVKVLPRSMWKTLVLPEIRAMKTLNHPNVIQLFQVIETCKQIYIVMEYGVRGTLFDLILPGGMQENEAKRLFRQITCAVCYCHKMHILHGDLKPENIVLDAKGNIRIIDFGLSTMFKPGQKLTQFWGTLEYHAPELVRKEVHEGPPVDSWSLGVILYFMLTGHRPFKASSKKRLRKKILHPKVKFPQHVSAEAQRLLKKILIVDPRARLSVEEILADPWLNQDEESLSYHDVPLPNFSDPTVLTMLFDMGYDPYSTWVSLSQKKFDDVMASYLIIQQQISQGAGCMKPVRRDPSIFPALPQRRASEPALHTFPLPCEHHQPQEAKESGQKGFRRASWPAISLCFLHEKPPTPRLASQHHSMFNSPQPWPSTDSHVTQDATTGRPWGHRKGWKRVRQRIAASFRVLCCSTSSCVGENETPTRRLESYVTTVQMDQTKKQPARGPFALWMLSSLCGHWSCGPQQLQD; encoded by the coding sequence ATGCATAGTGGTGAGACTAGTGTAGTGTCGCAGAGGCCTTATTCCTGCCAGGAGAAGGCCTTCACAGACCATTACCAGGTCTTGAAGGACATTGGGTATGGATTGTTTTGTCAAGTCAAACTAGCTCGCCATCTGCGCACTGGAGCTGAGGTGGCAGTGAAAGTCCTGCCAAGGAGCATGTGGAAGACTTTGGTCCTCCCTGAAATACGGGCAATGAAGACCCTGAACCACCCGAACGTGATCCAGCTCTTTCAGGTGATTGAAACCTGCAAACAGATCTACATCGTGATGGAGTACGGGGTTAGAGGAACTTTATTTGACCTCATCCTGCCTGGGGGCATGCAGGAGAATGAGGCCAAGAGACTGTTTAGGCAGATCACGTGTGCGGTGTGCTACTGCCACAAGATGCACATCTTGCATGGAGACCTGAAGCCCGAGAACATTGTGCTGGATGCCAAAGGCAACATCCGAATCATCGACTTTGGCTTAAGCACCATGTTCAAGCCTGGGCAGAAGCTGACCCAGTTTTGGGGCACTCTGGAGTACCATGCCCCCGAACTTGTGCGCAAGGAAGTACATGAGGGTCCCCCAGTGGACAGCTGGAGCCTGGgtgtcattttgtattttatgttgacTGGACACCGCCCATTTAAGGCATCCAGCAAGAAGAGGCTAAGGAAGAAGATCTTACACCCCAAGGTGAAATTTCCCCAGCATGTCTCGGCCGAAGCACAAAGACTCTTGAAGAAAATCTTGATAGTGGACCCTAGAGCAAGGCTCTCGGTAGAGGAAATCTTGGCGGACCCGTGGCTGAATCAGGATGAGGAGAGTTTATCTTACCATGATGTGCCCCTCCCCAACTTCTCAGACCCCACAGTACTGACAATGCTATTCGACATGGGGTACGACCCTTACAGTACCTGGGTGTCACTGTCCCAGAAAAAGTTTGATGATGTGATGGCTTCCTATCTCATAATCCAGCAGCAGATAAGCCAGGGGGCAGGCTGCATGAAGCCTGTGAGAAGGGATCCTTCCATTTTCCCTGCCCTCCCGCAGAGGAGGGCGAGTGAGCCTGCCCTTCACACCTTCCCCCTGCCCTGTGAGCATCATCAGCCTCAGGAGGCCAAGGAGTCAGGGCAGAAGGGCTTCAGAAGGGCCAGCTGGCCTGCCATTAGTCTCTGCTTCCTGCATGAGAAGCCCCCTACTCCCAGGTTAGCCTCCCAGCATCACTCTATGTTCAACTCACCCCAACCCTGGCCATCAACAGACAGCCATGTCACCCAAGATGCCACCACAGGGCGTCCCTGGGGCCACAGGAAGGGCTGGAAGCGGGTGAGGCAGAGGATCGCTGCCTCCTTTCGCGTACTGTGCTGTAGCACATCCTCATGTGTTGGCGAAAACGAGACTCCTACAAGGAGATTAGAATCCTATGTTACTACAGTTCAGATGGACCAAACGAAGAAACAGCCAGCCAGAGGACCTTTTGCTCTGTGGATGCTGTCATCACTATGTGGGCATTGGTCATGTGGACCCCAACAGCTGCAGGACTGA